One genomic region from Torulaspora delbrueckii CBS 1146 chromosome 4, complete genome encodes:
- the SOK1 gene encoding Sok1p (similar to Saccharomyces cerevisiae SOK1 (YDR006C); ancestral locus Anc_3.195), with protein sequence MEQPRTHTSTTSASAAATATSTSPPPSAKTTTNSTPSSASTTQSTANTKQSQSVSSSAGMTKVHTDSEDLDVDMDRSRSNSKKHSGPLLRPDDEDTVMDELDENCAILPDGRLSRKEYIEAGSSTSISGGTITPHNNPYMNPDTEGNLFKQFDSKTGQFLRAQPLVKSKIGNSYRQPSNLNPITASTASSFKYLNKGKFRSHSVPTISHSSLRRLTNCNNHAHYHYHQHQNNSMFNNAGVKKKKLLRSNFNNHNNTTHCIISGEPITTYKNSASIKEDKDEKNLGSSSASSAAQRSTDQIRNQSSLRKAILLCQNQSTTPKYQDLTLQERITFITSQTAPIPAPPINLQCLKEIDLQEIVKNPQLRHDIIFDPLLQFRPNLDGERGIKKRQLADKYWNDVENEIYVYSQRPDVFHYDNTRLVPLFDTLREVLLTIVPQREAHVINNILDTELNVQELLKGSLIMSNLSEWLAQLFKHHCAPMRDAWVDKMSGKFKDAEKESSLSKLIDGLRLVFQILEAMKLDIANHQIRVLRTALLSNSVEFEKQYFQSLMTSNRINLKSSLVWFDKKFDESDTVGLLPKGKVSPQDVYKVCVRGVTSLLSCRKMVREYPTSLSFDHARLILLRADIRQIVCLLICRLLFKQLVANDTSIGKPTKDYITTSYTTKRLKTEIVSIITDDHGNCRWTKNTMSIAIHLCKVINDLKAEYSRTLSDEAQGIAGLPSTPTLDTTKIDFAKSWLSRQTQPLSEVYGVLENRVFKSLEESIFKRSGCTMDGRVKHDFIHLCSNINASNTSSSAMPSATSTSHAESMMTPMHQGVQNPISLQPQSLKGSAAGISSFTDSREPVTTVSSSDSNSNMFHGIEMEEFDNVYRHLYTVINFHWSVFGCHYLEFVAGKMENRTA encoded by the coding sequence ATGGAACAGCCCAGAACGCACACCAGTACCACAAGCGCATCAGCAGCAGCCACCGCCACTTCGACTTCCCCGCCACCGAGCGCAAAGACAACAACTAATAGCACTCCAAGTTCGGCCTCTACTACACAATCGACAGCTAATACAAAACAATCCCAGTCtgtatcttcatctgctgGTATGACTAAAGTTCACACGGATAGTGAAGACTTGGACGTCGATATGGATAGGAGTAGGAGCAATAGTAAGAAACATTCCGGTCCTTTGCTAAGGcctgatgatgaagatactgTGATGGATGAACTAGACGAAAACTGTGCCATCTTGCCCGATGGAAGGTTGTCTCGTAAAGAATATATTGAAGCTGGGTCTTCTACGAGTATTAGTGGTGGTACTATCACACCGCATAATAACCCTTATATGAACCCAGATACAGAGGggaatcttttcaaacagTTTGATTCAAAGACGGGACAGTTTTTAAGGGCACAGCCCTTGGTTAAGAGTAAGATTGGTAATTCCTATAGGCAACCGTCTAATTTGAACCCTATAACGGCTTCGACTGCATCCTCGTTCAAGTATCTGAACAAGGGAAAATTTAGATCGCATTCTGTTCCAACCATTTCGCATTCgtctttgagaagattgaCTAACTGTAACAATCATGCTCATTATCACTATCACCAACACCAAAACAATTCAATGTTCAATAACGCAGGcgtcaagaagaagaaactaTTGAGATCAAACTTTAATAATCATAATAACACCACTCATTGCATCATCTCAGGGGAACCCATCACTACTTATAAGAACTCCGCGAGTATAAAAGAGGACAAAGACGAAAAGAACTTAGGAAGCTCTAGCGCATCATCGGCTGCACAAAGATCTACTGATCAAATAAGGAATCAATCCTCTTTGCGTAAAGCTATTCTTCTATGCCAGAACCAGTCGACAACCCCTAAATATCAGGATTTGACCttacaagaaagaataaCCTTCATCACGTCACAAACGGCTCCTATTCCTGCACCACCGATAAACCTACAGtgtttgaaagagattgatttACAAGAGATCGTCAAGAATCCTCAATTAAGGCATGATATTATATTTGACCCTCTTTTACAGTTTAGACCCAATTTGGATGGTGAAAGGGGTATTAAGAAAAGACAGCTGGCTGACAAATACTGGAATGATGTGGAGAATGAAATTTACGTCTATTCTCAAAGACCTGATGTCTTCCACTATGACAATACAAGGCTGGTACCACTTTTTGATACCCTTAGAGAGGTTCTATTAACCATCGTACCTCAAAGAGAGGCGCACGTGATAAATAATATCTTGGATACTGAACTCAACGTACAGGAATTGTTGAAGGGCTCACTTATCATGTCGAATTTATCCGAATGGCTAGCTCAACTGTTCAAGCATCATTGTGCTCCAATGAGAGACGCTTGGGTAGATAAGATGAGTGGTAAATTTAAGGACGCCGAGAAGGAATCCTCATTGTCGAAGTTAATTGACGGGTTAAGACTAGTATTCCAAATATTGGAAGCAATGAAACTAGATATTGCAAACCATCAAATCAGAGTTTTGAGGACTGCACTACTGAGTAATTCAgtagaatttgaaaaacaATACTTTCAATCTCTAATGACTTCTAACAggatcaatttgaaatcttccTTGGTTTGGTTTGAtaaaaaatttgatgaaagtgataCAGTAGGCTTACTTCCCAAGGGTAAAGTATCACCGCAGGATGTTTACAAAGTGTGCGTCAGGGGTGTCACAAGCTTATTGTCATGCCGTAAGATGGTTCGTGAATACCCCACTTCATTGTCCTTTGATCATGCCAGATTAATACTGTTGAGAGCAGATATACGCCAGATCGTTTGCCTACTAATATGTCGCTTACTTTTCAAGCAATTGGTGGCCAATGATACCAGTATTGGTAAGCCCACAAAGGACTACATCACTACTTCATACACCACGAAGAGGTTGAAAACCGAGATAGTAAGTATAATTACAGATGATCACGGAAATTGCAGATGGACGAAGAACACAATGTCGATCGCTATACATCTCTGCAAAGTGATTAATGACTTGAAAGCTGAATACTCGAGGACTTTGAGTGACGAAGCACAGGGTATCGCCGGTTTACCGTCAACCCCCACACTGGATACTACTAAGATCGATTTCGCCAAATCTTGGCTGTCCAGACAAACTCAGCCCCTAAGCGAGGTCTATGGTGTCCTTGAGAACAGAGTCTTTAaatctttggaagagagtattttcaagagatcCGGTTGCACAATGGATGGGAGAGTGAAACACGATTTCATTCATCTGTGCAGTAACATCAACGCTAGCAATACTAGCAGTTCTGCCATGCCGAGTGCCACATCCACAAGCCATGCAGAATCTATGATGACTCCAATGCATCAGGGAGTGCAAAATCCAATCAGTTTGCAGCCTCAGTCCTTGAAGGGCAGTGCCGCCGGCATATCCTCATTCACAGACTCGCGAGAACCGGTAACCACCGTATCCTCCTCTGATAGCAACAGCAATATGTTTCATGGGATAGAGATGGAAGAGTTCGACAACGTGTATCGCCATCTGTACACAGTGATCAACTTTCATTGGTCGGTATTTGGCTGTCACTACCTCGAATTTGTCGCCGGCAAGATGGAAAACAGAACCGCTTAA
- the HHF1 gene encoding histone H4 (similar to Saccharomyces cerevisiae HHF1 (YBR009C); ancestral locus Anc_3.194) has translation MSGRGKGGKGLGKGGAKRHRKILRDNIQGITKPAIRRLARRGGVKRISGLIYEEVRAVLKTFLESVIRDAVTYTEHAKRKTVTSLDVVYALKRQGRTLYGFGG, from the coding sequence ATGTCCGGTAGAGGTAAAGGTGGTAAAGGTCTAGGAAAAGGTGGTGCCAAGCGTCACAGAAAGATTCTTAGAGATAACATTCAAGGTATCACTAAGCCAGCTATCAGAAGATTGGCTAGAAGAGGTGGTGTCAAGCGTATATCCGGTTTGATTTACGAAGAAGTCAGAGCTGTTCTAAAGACTTTCCTTGAGTCCGTCATCAGAGATGCTGTTACTTACACGGAACACGCCAAGAGAAAGACCGTTACTTCTTTGGATGTTGTCTATGCCTTGAAGAGACAAGGTAGAACCTTGTATGGTTTCGGTGGTTAA